The following proteins are encoded in a genomic region of Stutzerimonas balearica DSM 6083:
- a CDS encoding Tim44 domain-containing protein, protein MQRVLSVFMALCISLTFAFDASAAKRFGGGKSFGAAPSHQTRQAPQQRNDATLQQQAGRQQPAASGASRWLGPLAGIAAGGLLASMFMGDGFEGLQFLDILIFGLLAFVLFRFLAARRRQQPAMAAPGHAPMQREMPQQPSIFGGSAAPAAPVINAPAWFNEQSFLAAAREHFLALQQHWDANEMDKIAEFVTPQLLAFLKQERAEIGDAYQSTYIDDLQIGLDGVDDTPDKTVATLTFSGVAKTSRFDQGEAFSESWRMEREQGENQPWLVAGIRQNA, encoded by the coding sequence ATGCAACGTGTGCTTAGCGTATTCATGGCGCTGTGTATCAGCCTGACCTTTGCCTTCGATGCCAGCGCGGCCAAGCGCTTCGGCGGTGGCAAGAGCTTTGGCGCGGCACCGAGTCACCAGACCCGTCAAGCGCCGCAGCAGCGCAACGACGCAACCCTTCAGCAGCAGGCCGGTCGTCAACAGCCGGCAGCGAGTGGCGCTTCGCGCTGGCTCGGCCCGCTGGCCGGTATCGCCGCCGGTGGTCTGCTGGCCTCGATGTTCATGGGTGACGGCTTCGAAGGCCTGCAATTTCTCGACATCCTGATCTTCGGCCTGCTGGCCTTTGTGCTGTTCCGTTTCCTCGCCGCGCGGCGCCGCCAGCAGCCGGCCATGGCCGCGCCGGGCCATGCGCCGATGCAGCGCGAGATGCCGCAGCAGCCGTCGATCTTCGGCGGCAGCGCCGCCCCGGCGGCGCCGGTGATCAACGCGCCGGCCTGGTTCAACGAGCAGAGCTTCCTGGCCGCGGCGCGCGAGCACTTCCTGGCGCTGCAGCAGCACTGGGATGCCAACGAGATGGACAAGATCGCCGAGTTCGTCACCCCTCAGCTGCTGGCGTTTCTCAAGCAGGAGCGCGCCGAGATCGGTGACGCCTACCAGTCGACCTACATCGATGATCTGCAGATCGGTCTCGACGGTGTCGACGATACGCCCGACAAGACGGTGGCAACCCTGACCTTCAGCGGCGTGGCCAAGACCTCGCGCTTCGACCAGGGCGAAGCCTTTAGCGAGAGCTGGCGCATGGAGCGCGAGCAGGGCGAGAACCAGCCCTGGCTGGTCGCCGGTATTCGCCAGAACGCCTGA
- a CDS encoding TRAP transporter substrate-binding protein codes for MKRRYLLGAATALFALLGLAGCNDDQPAPERAGATSEPAKTYQWKMVTAWPKNYPGLGTSAERLAERVDTMSGGRLKIKVYAAGELVPALEVFDSVSRGTAELGHGAAYYWKGKVPTAQFFTSVPFGLSTNEMNAWLSRGQGQQFWEEAYAPFGVKPMVVGNTGMQMGGWYNKEINSLDDLKGLKIRMPGLGGEVLSRLGATTVNLPGGEVFTALQTGAIDATDWVSPYNDLAFGLHKAARYYYYPGWQEPQAVLELLVNQKAFDSLPADLQAILTEATRAASREMLDDYVYNNALALDQLKQQGVELKRFPDEVLAALREQSEQVLGELAAQSELNGRIWASMKAFQAQVEPMHALTEKELYNWR; via the coding sequence ATGAAACGCCGCTATCTGCTCGGTGCCGCCACCGCCCTGTTCGCCTTGCTCGGGCTCGCCGGCTGCAACGACGACCAGCCCGCGCCCGAACGCGCCGGTGCCACCAGCGAACCTGCCAAGACCTATCAATGGAAGATGGTCACCGCCTGGCCGAAGAACTACCCGGGGCTGGGCACTTCGGCCGAGCGCCTGGCCGAGCGGGTCGACACCATGAGTGGCGGCCGGCTGAAGATAAAGGTCTATGCCGCCGGTGAGCTGGTCCCGGCCCTGGAAGTGTTCGACTCGGTCTCGCGCGGCACTGCCGAGCTGGGCCATGGTGCGGCCTATTACTGGAAGGGCAAGGTGCCCACCGCGCAGTTCTTCACCTCGGTGCCCTTCGGCCTGTCGACCAACGAAATGAATGCCTGGCTCAGCCGTGGCCAGGGCCAGCAGTTCTGGGAGGAAGCCTACGCACCCTTCGGCGTCAAGCCGATGGTGGTGGGCAACACCGGCATGCAGATGGGCGGCTGGTACAACAAGGAAATCAACAGCCTGGACGACCTCAAGGGCTTGAAGATCCGCATGCCCGGCTTGGGTGGTGAGGTTCTCTCGCGCCTGGGGGCGACCACGGTGAATCTGCCTGGCGGCGAAGTGTTCACCGCGCTGCAGACCGGTGCCATCGACGCTACCGACTGGGTCAGCCCCTACAACGACCTGGCTTTCGGCTTGCACAAGGCCGCCAGGTACTACTACTACCCGGGCTGGCAGGAGCCGCAGGCAGTGCTCGAGCTGCTGGTCAACCAGAAGGCCTTCGACAGCCTGCCTGCCGATCTGCAGGCGATCCTCACCGAGGCGACCCGTGCCGCCAGCCGCGAAATGCTCGACGACTACGTCTACAACAATGCGCTGGCCCTCGATCAGCTCAAGCAGCAGGGCGTGGAGCTCAAACGCTTCCCGGACGAAGTGCTGGCCGCCCTGCGCGAGCAGTCCGAGCAGGTGCTCGGCGAGCTCGCGGCGCAGAGCGAGCTCAACGGCCGTATCTGGGCCTCGATGAAGGCCTTCCAGGCGCAGGTGGAGCCGATGCACGCGCTCACCGAAAAGGAACTCTACAACTGGCGCTGA
- the uvrD gene encoding DNA helicase II, protein MHDDISHLLNSLNDAQRQAVAAPLGRQLVLAGAGSGKTRVLVHRIAWLNQVERASLYSILAVTFTNKAAAEMRQRIEQLLHVNPQGMWVGTFHGLAHRLLRAHWREAKLAENFQILDSDDQQRLVKRVIRELGLDEQRWPARQAQWWINAQKDEGLRPQNIQAGGDLFLATQLKIYQAYEEACARAGVIDFSELLLRALDLWRDHPGLLEHYQRRFRHILVDEFQDTNAVQYAWLRLLAKGGESLMVVGDDDQSIYGWRGARIENLQQFGDDFQDAEIIRLEQNYRSTACILKAANALIANNQGRMGKELWTSGCEGEPISLYAAFNEHDEARYVVESIEKAIRDGMSRSEIAILYRSNAQSRVLEEALLREKIPYRIYGGQRFFERAEIKNAMAYLRLIQTRDNDAALERVINLPARGIGEKTVDSLRQLAREQGLSLWAALHQAVGTKAVSGRAASALNAFVELIDSLALKVEKLPLHSMAQAVIEDSGLLAYHRDEKGDKAQARVENLEELVSAARAFDSYNEEDDSVQSPLAAFLDHASLEAGEQQAGEHEDSVQLMTLHSAKGLEFPLVFLVGMEEGLFPHKMSLEESGRLEEERRLAYVGITRAMQQLVITYAETRRLHGSETYNKVSRFVREIPPALIQEVRLNNTVSRTFAGRSMSGASLFAGAGVPETPFALGQRVRHSLFGEGTILNFEGAGAQARVQVNFESEGSKWLMLSYAKLEAL, encoded by the coding sequence ATGCACGACGATATCTCCCACCTGCTCAACTCCCTCAACGATGCCCAGCGCCAGGCCGTAGCCGCGCCCCTGGGACGCCAACTGGTCCTTGCCGGCGCCGGCTCGGGCAAGACCCGGGTGCTGGTGCACCGCATCGCTTGGCTGAACCAGGTCGAGCGCGCCTCGCTGTACTCGATCCTGGCGGTGACGTTCACCAACAAGGCCGCCGCCGAGATGCGCCAGCGCATCGAGCAGCTGCTGCACGTCAACCCGCAAGGCATGTGGGTCGGCACCTTCCACGGCCTGGCCCACCGCCTGCTGCGCGCGCACTGGCGCGAGGCCAAGCTGGCCGAGAACTTCCAGATCCTCGATTCCGACGACCAGCAGCGCCTGGTCAAGCGGGTGATCCGCGAGCTGGGGCTGGATGAGCAGCGCTGGCCGGCGCGCCAGGCGCAGTGGTGGATCAACGCGCAGAAGGACGAGGGCCTGCGCCCGCAGAACATCCAGGCCGGTGGCGATCTGTTCCTCGCCACCCAGCTGAAGATCTACCAGGCCTACGAGGAGGCCTGCGCACGTGCCGGGGTGATCGATTTCTCCGAGCTGCTGCTGCGCGCGCTGGACCTGTGGCGCGATCATCCGGGCCTGCTCGAGCACTATCAGCGGCGCTTCCGGCACATCCTCGTCGACGAGTTCCAGGACACCAACGCCGTGCAGTACGCCTGGCTGCGGCTGCTGGCCAAGGGCGGCGAAAGCCTGATGGTGGTCGGCGACGACGACCAGTCGATCTACGGCTGGCGCGGTGCGCGGATCGAAAACCTGCAGCAGTTCGGCGACGATTTCCAGGATGCCGAGATCATCCGCCTGGAGCAGAACTACCGCTCCACCGCCTGCATCCTCAAGGCGGCCAACGCGCTGATCGCCAACAACCAGGGGCGCATGGGCAAGGAGCTGTGGACCTCCGGTTGCGAGGGCGAGCCGATCAGCCTGTACGCCGCGTTCAACGAGCATGACGAGGCGCGTTACGTCGTCGAGAGCATCGAGAAGGCCATCCGCGACGGCATGAGCCGCAGCGAGATCGCCATTCTCTACCGCTCCAACGCGCAATCGCGGGTGCTCGAGGAAGCGCTGCTGCGCGAGAAGATTCCCTACCGCATCTACGGTGGCCAGCGCTTCTTCGAGCGCGCCGAGATCAAGAACGCCATGGCCTACCTGCGCCTGATCCAGACCCGCGACAACGACGCGGCGCTGGAACGGGTGATCAACCTGCCCGCGCGCGGCATTGGCGAGAAGACCGTCGACAGCCTGCGCCAGCTGGCGCGCGAGCAGGGCCTGTCATTGTGGGCGGCGCTGCATCAGGCGGTCGGCACCAAGGCGGTCTCCGGGCGCGCGGCGAGTGCGCTGAACGCCTTTGTCGAGCTGATCGACAGCCTGGCGCTGAAGGTCGAGAAGCTGCCCCTGCACAGCATGGCCCAGGCGGTGATCGAGGATTCCGGGCTGCTCGCCTATCACCGCGACGAAAAGGGCGACAAGGCCCAGGCGCGGGTGGAAAACCTCGAGGAGCTGGTGTCCGCCGCGCGCGCCTTCGACAGCTACAACGAGGAGGACGACAGCGTGCAGTCGCCGCTGGCGGCCTTCCTCGACCACGCCTCGCTGGAGGCCGGCGAGCAGCAGGCCGGCGAGCACGAGGACAGCGTGCAGCTGATGACGCTGCACAGCGCCAAGGGCCTGGAGTTTCCGCTGGTGTTCCTGGTCGGCATGGAAGAGGGGCTGTTCCCGCACAAGATGAGCCTGGAGGAGTCCGGCCGTCTGGAAGAGGAGCGCCGCCTGGCCTATGTCGGCATCACCCGCGCCATGCAGCAGCTGGTGATCACCTACGCCGAGACCCGTCGTCTGCACGGCAGCGAGACCTACAACAAGGTCTCGCGCTTCGTGCGGGAGATCCCGCCGGCGCTGATTCAGGAAGTGCGGCTGAACAACACGGTCAGCCGCACCTTTGCCGGGCGCAGCATGAGCGGCGCCTCGCTGTTCGCCGGCGCCGGCGTGCCGGAAACCCCCTTTGCCCTCGGCCAGCGCGTGCGCCATTCGCTGTTCGGCGAAGGCACCATCCTCAACTTCGAAGGCGCCGGCGCCCAGGCCCGGGTGCAGGTGAACTTCGAGAGCGAAGGCAGCAAGTGGCTGATGCTCAGCTACGCCAAGCTCGAAGCCCTCTGA
- a CDS encoding EAL domain-containing protein has translation MTDSARAAYKASRLPASPERTEAEPGSHDVERVRLLYRGSRIPNLLLLLTSLACVLLLWPDAGTGRLGVWALWMVSLALVWLQQASAFDQAGADRQREPGWYWRFLLGSAVSAVSLAYAIIALVPSEAFLQQATLYGLIGSVVVYTSVAYGVSLPAFLSFAVPCLLPSGLFLLFSDEVLQRGWGVLAIIVLAALSLTAWQISRLIGDSLQQRLQKLILIERLGSAAQRAEQLNAELAREVEQRRNAERQLRQAYDELEQRVAQRTRELAEVADELRESEARLNLALDASELGLWDWDLAHAKVLHTRLEVVFARDDQRAHDEPLPDIHPDDLPRVRATLIAHLKGETEQYVVEYRAITHDGECLWIEDRGRVIQRADNGRALRMIGTRRDISALHQQAEQQRLAATVFEAAAEGMVIMDARYRILAINDACCELSGFTRDELLGRSVALLASSVESQRQYSLMRESLERDDQWQGELTEARKNGETYPLWVQLRRVHGAGGEVSHVVGFLSDLTMRRQAEERLRYLTLYDDLTGLANRSLLKERLHEACQRARQTGRHLAVLFVDLDRFKILNDSLGHEAADSLLREMSRRLAQTFSDADTIARLSGDEFVVLIESYGSLSNLAYLGSRLLARIRKPTIIDGQELVLSASVGISLMPENAREPASLLRQANMAMQQAKHLGGNTLQFFTERQQDSSLELLRLENQLRKALVEQQLEVFYQPRLNLTNDRIDAAEALVRWRHPEQGLVPPGQFISLAEETGLIIPLGEFVLREACRQAAQWRLQGVADIRVSVNLSVKQLRQGNFITLVRQVLEETGLPAERLELELTESQLLDDVDGAIGICRQLRALGVKMAIDDFGTGYSSLSYLKRFPVDYVKVDRSFVAELEHSSEDAAIVRAIIAMVHSLELKVVAEGVETEAQLAFIRAQRCDEMQGYLISAPVPAERFVTLLR, from the coding sequence ATGACCGATTCCGCTCGCGCCGCCTACAAGGCCTCTCGACTGCCTGCCAGCCCCGAACGCACGGAGGCGGAGCCGGGCAGTCACGATGTCGAGCGCGTTCGTCTGCTCTACCGCGGCTCGCGCATTCCCAATCTGCTGCTGTTGCTGACCAGCCTGGCCTGCGTGCTGCTGCTCTGGCCGGACGCCGGCACCGGCCGGCTCGGCGTCTGGGCGCTATGGATGGTCAGCCTCGCCCTGGTCTGGCTACAGCAGGCCTCGGCCTTCGACCAGGCAGGCGCCGACCGGCAGCGCGAGCCCGGCTGGTACTGGCGCTTCTTGCTCGGCAGTGCGGTTTCGGCCGTCAGCCTGGCCTACGCCATCATCGCCCTGGTGCCCAGCGAGGCCTTTCTCCAGCAAGCCACGCTGTACGGGCTGATCGGCTCGGTGGTGGTGTACACCAGCGTCGCCTATGGCGTCAGCCTGCCGGCCTTCCTCAGCTTCGCCGTGCCCTGCCTGCTGCCGTCCGGGCTGTTCCTGCTGTTCAGCGACGAAGTGCTGCAACGCGGCTGGGGCGTGCTGGCCATCATCGTCCTCGCCGCGCTCAGCCTGACCGCCTGGCAGATAAGCCGCCTGATCGGCGACAGCCTGCAGCAGCGCCTGCAGAAGCTGATCCTCATCGAGCGCCTGGGCAGTGCCGCGCAGCGCGCCGAACAACTCAACGCCGAGCTTGCCCGCGAAGTCGAGCAACGCCGCAACGCCGAACGCCAGCTGCGCCAGGCCTACGATGAACTCGAACAGCGTGTCGCCCAGCGCACCCGTGAACTGGCCGAGGTGGCGGACGAGCTGCGCGAGAGCGAGGCGCGCCTGAACTTGGCGCTCGACGCCAGCGAACTCGGCCTGTGGGACTGGGACCTGGCGCATGCCAAGGTGCTGCATACCCGCCTGGAAGTGGTGTTCGCCCGCGACGACCAGCGCGCCCACGACGAGCCGCTGCCGGACATCCACCCGGACGACCTGCCCCGGGTGCGTGCCACGCTCATCGCGCACCTGAAGGGCGAGACCGAGCAGTACGTGGTCGAGTACCGCGCCATCACCCATGATGGCGAATGCCTGTGGATCGAGGACCGCGGCCGGGTCATCCAGCGCGCCGACAACGGCCGCGCCCTGCGCATGATCGGCACCCGGCGGGACATCAGTGCGCTGCACCAGCAGGCCGAACAGCAGCGCCTGGCGGCCACCGTGTTCGAGGCTGCCGCCGAGGGCATGGTGATCATGGATGCGCGCTACCGCATCCTGGCGATCAACGATGCCTGCTGCGAACTCTCCGGCTTTACCCGCGACGAACTGCTCGGCCGCAGCGTGGCGCTGCTGGCCAGCTCGGTGGAATCGCAACGCCAGTACAGCCTGATGCGCGAGTCGCTGGAGCGCGACGACCAGTGGCAGGGCGAGCTGACCGAAGCGCGCAAGAACGGCGAGACCTACCCGCTCTGGGTGCAGTTGCGCCGCGTGCATGGGGCCGGTGGCGAGGTCAGCCATGTGGTCGGCTTCCTTTCCGACCTGACCATGCGCCGGCAGGCCGAGGAGCGCCTGCGCTACCTGACGCTGTACGACGATCTGACCGGCCTGGCCAATCGCAGCCTGCTCAAGGAGCGCCTGCACGAGGCCTGTCAGCGCGCCCGCCAGACCGGCCGCCATCTTGCGGTGCTGTTCGTCGACCTGGACCGCTTCAAGATCCTCAACGACAGCCTTGGCCACGAGGCCGCCGACTCGCTGCTGCGCGAAATGTCGCGCCGCCTGGCTCAGACCTTTTCCGACGCCGACACCATTGCCCGCCTGTCCGGCGATGAATTCGTCGTGCTGATCGAGTCCTACGGCAGCCTGTCAAACCTCGCCTACCTGGGCAGCCGCCTGCTGGCGCGTATCCGCAAACCGACCATCATCGACGGCCAGGAGCTGGTGCTCAGCGCCTCGGTCGGCATCAGCCTGATGCCCGAGAACGCCCGCGAGCCGGCCAGCCTGCTGCGCCAGGCGAACATGGCCATGCAGCAGGCCAAGCACCTGGGCGGCAATACCCTGCAGTTCTTCACCGAGCGCCAGCAGGACAGCAGTCTGGAATTGCTGCGCCTGGAGAACCAGCTGCGCAAGGCGCTGGTCGAGCAGCAGCTGGAGGTGTTCTACCAGCCGCGCCTGAACCTGACGAACGACCGCATCGATGCCGCCGAGGCCCTGGTGCGCTGGCGCCACCCTGAACAGGGCCTGGTGCCGCCCGGGCAGTTCATCTCGCTGGCCGAGGAGACCGGCCTGATCATCCCGCTGGGCGAATTCGTCCTGCGCGAGGCCTGTCGGCAGGCCGCGCAGTGGCGCCTGCAGGGCGTGGCGGACATCCGCGTATCGGTGAACCTCTCGGTCAAGCAGCTGCGCCAGGGCAACTTCATCACGCTGGTGCGTCAGGTGCTCGAAGAGACCGGCCTGCCGGCCGAGCGGCTGGAACTGGAGCTGACCGAAAGTCAGCTGCTTGACGATGTCGACGGCGCCATCGGCATCTGCCGCCAGCTGCGCGCGCTGGGGGTGAAGATGGCCATCGACGACTTCGGAACCGGCTATTCGTCGCTCAGCTACCTCAAGCGCTTCCCGGTCGACTATGTGAAGGTCGACCGCTCGTTCGTCGCCGAGCTGGAACATTCCAGCGAAGACGCCGCCATCGTTCGGGCCATCATCGCCATGGTTCACAGCCTGGAACTGAAGGTGGTCGCCGAGGGGGTGGAAACCGAGGCGCAGCTGGCGTTCATTCGCGCCCAGCGCTGCGACGAGATGCAGGGCTACCTGATCAGCGCGCCAGTGCCGGCCGAGCGCTTCGTCACGCTGCTGCGCTAG